The following proteins come from a genomic window of Miscanthus floridulus cultivar M001 chromosome 2, ASM1932011v1, whole genome shotgun sequence:
- the LOC136522236 gene encoding myosin-binding protein 7-like — protein MDDDHDQDPDAPSPAAGERCPCCCSSTSSASPAVPWRRSVKRKLGAEKGGEAGGDEEAGPAARVEAEDECAALREAVAAAQSTASALRAEVEEERLAAASAASEAMAMMLRLQREKAEVQMELRQFRRFADEKMALDAADIDQLRALLAQRARRLVRLRARLREYRLQFIHLGIPLPEGEGEGEDLVAQNAAEEEEDLLLLEGDDGYVDGDGGYYPELRCNDGEYYYYEGGQEEEDAVALDLERRICRLEHDQETRLLEPPLEEEEEEEKGTHLYTDEALPNLSWHERGGIYTDEVLSEEDVEARSNLHNDDEELPESPTAGSGDGEEASEADGVDSVSGSGSGSGSDRVYTIDKVHQGAPAPIARVMDKYQGEAVEPDIKKLYMRLEALEADRESMRQALVAMRTEKAQLVLLREIAQQLAKDRVPVGSGAGAGPGVHSSPRKRAVGIVERRFTEDKKAAFVKTYSMVALFKWVLTLFGKKKKLSQSRYTFGLSSNNVGLLLLLDKCPRIQKTLTRTK, from the exons atggatgACGACCACGACCAGGACCCCGACGCGCCGTCGCCGGCCGCCGGGGAGCGGTGCccgtgctgctgctcctccacctcctccgcctcgccggccgtgccgtggcggCGGTCCGTGAAGCGGAAGCTGGGCGCGGAGAAGGGCGGGGAGGCGGGCGGGGACGAGGAGGCGGGCCCCGCGGCGCGGGTCGAGGCGGAGGACGAGTGCGCGGCGCTgcgggaggcggtggcggcggcgcagtCCACGGCGTCGGCGCTGCGGGCCGAGGTCGAGGAGGAGCGCCTCGCCGCGGCCAGCGCTGCCAGCGAGGCCATGGCCATGATGCTCCGCCTGCAGCGCGAGAAGGCCGAGGTCCAGATGGAGCTCCGCCAGTTCCGCCGCTTCGCCGACGAGAAGATGGCGCTCGACGCCGCCGACATCGACCAGCTCCGCGCGCTCCTGGCGCAGCGCGCGCGCCGCCTGGTGCGCCTGCGCGCCAGGCTCCGCGAGTACAGGTTGCAGTTCATCCACCTCGGCATCCCGCTccccgagggcgagggcgagggcgaggaccTCGTCGCGCAGAACGccgccgaggaggaagaggacctCCTCCTGCTCGAGGGCGACGACGGCTACGTCGATGGCGATGGCGGGTACTACCCTGAGCTCCGCTGCAACGACGGGGAGTACTACTACTACGAGGGCGGGCAGGAGGAAGAGGATGCGGTTGCCCTCGATCTGGAACGCCGGATCTGCCGCCTCGAGCACGATCAGGAAACTCGCCTGCTTGAGCCACCCcttgaggaagaggaagaggaagagaaagGCACCCACCTCTACACAGATGAGGCGTTGCCGAACTTGTCTTGGCATGAACGGGGTGGCATCTATACTGATGAGGTGTTATCTGAGGAGGATGTGGaagcaaggagcaacctccacaatgatgatgaagagcTGCCGGAGTCTCCTACTGCTGGAAGTGGTGATGGGGAGGAAGCAAGCGAGGCTGATGGTGTTGACAGTGtaagtggcagtggcagtggcagtggcagtgaTAGGGTGTACACCATTGACAAGGTGCATCAAGGTGCGCCTGCGCCTATTGCAAGGGTCATGGATAAGTACCAGGGCGAGGCAGTGGAGCCAGACATTAAGAAGCTTTACATGAGGCTGGAGGCGCTGGAGGCCGATAGGGAGTCGATGAGGCAGGCCCTTGTGGCAATGCGCACAGAGAAGGCACAACTTGTGCTTCTTCGTGAGATTGCGCAGCAGCTTGCCAAGGATAGAGTTCCAGTTGGGTCAGGAGCTGGGGCAGGGCCAGGTGTACACTCTTCGCCTAGAAAACGCGCAGTTGGGATTGTAGAAAGGAGATTCACAGAGGACAAGAAGGCGGCATTTGTCAAGACATATTCCATGGTTGCCTTGTTTAAG TGGGTCCTCACTTTatttggcaagaaaaagaagctaTCTCAAAGCAG GTATACTTTTGGCTTATCAAGTAATAATGTTGGTTTGCTCCTACTCTTGGATAAGTGCCCACGGATCCAGAAAACCCTCACAAGAACAAAGTAA
- the LOC136522261 gene encoding protein AMEIOTIC 1-like, whose amino-acid sequence MGLFAFLLLQETKALRTRMQMDVETVQVSPALAAHLQTSPKPQVSKYYFKKKTSSSHSRNGKDDANHDSRIQPRSPLSRQSLTFDGTSTYHAGAFYEIDHDKLPPKSPIHLKSIRVVKLSECTNLDITVKFPSLQALRSFFSSYPAPGTGPELDERFVMSSNHAARILRRRVAEEELEGEVQQDSFWLIKPRLYDFAAPQQVPSRTSRLPPLPAPPAATLGPAADSCLLTTLKCDGAGWGMRRRVRYIGRHRDEAPKEASVDGYDTESSVREVQQPPATQEVKRSERNCKRKREAEGSSEDKNGNEGKKNNKVQGGSKKSKKSSKKAKKRTVESKDGDPRHGKDRWSAERYAAAEKSLLDIMRSRDARFGAPVMRQVLREDARKHIGDTGLLDHLLKHMAGRVPEGSVHRFRRRHNADGAMEYWLEPADLAEVRRQAGVSDPYWVPPPGWKPGDDVSLVAGDLLVKRQVEELTEEVNGVKRQLEQLMCKDDGDFDAERTYNSLKEKYQRAVRANEKLEKQVICLKDMCENVVQMNGELKKEVLSFKEHIADKNDKLEEQITYLSNSFLSFKDQLVLALKMETERQLELAPSEAVPRTALYVGSGDQMIPRTDGTVIQGGQDRPVRKSSFRVCKPQGTFLWPSMASGMTISGGASSSCPAAATPVPGIPLSTSCPSSAGPGLPRSSRAPVEVVAAAAGLDEHVMFGALFSTPPSASSTNAAAAAAKLQLSLPSPRSPLHPQKLFGTVTAAAASGFSPQKLMHFSGLTRRHVDVSSSSSGACGSSLLEGKRVLLDADAGGISVDKSQPAAAAAAAGQARRSTRAKDT is encoded by the exons ATGGGTTTGTTTGCCTTTTTGCTTTTGCAGGAGACAAAAGCTCTGAGGACCCGGATGCAGATGGACGTAGAGACGGTGCAGGTGAGTCCTGCGCTCGCGGCTCATCTGCAGACCTCGCCG AAGCCACAGGTgagcaagtactacttcaagaagAAGACCAGTAGTAGCCATAGCAGAAATGGCAAGGATGATGCCAACCACGACTCCAGGATCCAACCCAGGTCGCCCCTGAGCAGACAGAGCCTGACCTTCGACGGCACCTCCACCTACCACGCTG GAGCCTTCTACGAGATCGACCACGACAAATTGCCCCCCAAATCCCCAATCCATCTGAAATCCATACGGGTGGTAAAG TTGAGCGAGTGCACGAACCTGGACATCACCGTGAAATTCCCGTCCCTTCAGGCGCTGCGCAGCTTCTTCTCCTCCTACCCGGCACCCGGCACCGGACCGGAGCTAGACGAGCGCTTCGTCATGAGCAGCAACCACGCCGCGCGCATCTTGCGCCGCCgggtggccgaggaggagctcgaGGGCGAGGTGCAGCAGGACAGCTTCTGGCTCATCAAGCCCCGGCTCTACGACTTCGCCGCACCTCAGCAGGTGCCGTCACGGACATCGCGCCTCCCGCCGCTACCCGCTCCACCTGCGGCTACGCTGGGGCCGGCAGCCGACTCCTGCTTACTCACCACGTTGAAATGCGATGGCGCTGGGTGGGGTATGAGGCGCCGCGTCAGGTACATTGGACGGCATCGTGATGAAGCTCCCAAGGAGGCTAGTGTTGATGGCTACGACACAGAGTCCAGCGTCAGGGAGGTGCAGCAGCCTCCAGCGACGCAGGAAGTTAAAAGGAGTGAAAGAAACTGTAAGAGGAAGCGGGAGGCAGAAGGGAGCAGCGAGGACAAGAACGGAAACGAGGGCAAGAAGAATAACAAGGTTCAGGGCGGcagcaagaagagcaagaagagtTCGAAGAAGGCGAAGAAACGGACCGTGGAATCCAAGGACGGTGACCCTCGGCACGGCAAGGACCGGTGGTCAGCCGAGCGTTACGCCGCAGCAGAGAAGAGCCTGCTCGACATCATGCGCTCCCGCGATGCCCGCTTCGGCGCACCGGTGATGCGGCAGGTGCTGCGGGAGGATGCCCGCAAGCACATCGGCGACACCGGCCTCCTTGACCACCTGCTCAAGCACATGGCTGGCCGGGTGCCGGAAGGCAGCGTTCACCGGTTCCGTCGCCGGCACAATGCGGATGGTGCCATGGAGTACTGGCTTGAGCCGGCCGACCTTGCTGAGGTACGGCGACAGGCCGGTGTGTCTGATCCATACTGGGTGCCACCGCCGGGATGGAAGCCAGGTGATGACGTGTCCCTCGTCGCCGGCGACCTTCTAGTCAAGAGGCAGgttgaggagctcaccgaggagGTCAATGGCGTAAAAAG GCAATTGGAGCAGTTAATGTGCAAGGACGATGGGGACTTTGATGCAGAAAGAACCTACAATTCATTGAAG GAGAAGTACCAGCGTGCTGTGAGGGCTAATGAAAAGCTTGAGAAGCAGGTGATTTGTTTGAAG GACATGTGTGAGAATGTAGTTCAGATGAATGGTGAGCTGAAGAAGGAGGTGTTATCCTTCAAG GAGCATATAGCTGACAAGAATGATAAGTTAGAGGAGCAGATTACCTATCTCTCCAACTCCTTCCTTTCTTTCAAG GATCAGCTGGTACTGGCTCTGAAGATGGAAACAGAACGTCAGCTAGAACTGGCTCCTAGTGAAGCTGTTCCCCGCACAGCACTGTACGTTGGTTCCGGTGACCAGATGATCCCCCGGACAGACGGCACCGTCATCCAAGGCGGCCAAGACAGGCCGGTAAGGAAGAGCAGCTTCCGCGTCTGCAAGCCACAGGGCACGTTCCTGTGGCCGAGCATGGCGTCCGGCATGACCATCAGCGGGGGCGCCAGCAGCAGCTGCCCGGCCGCCGCCACGCCAGTCCCGGGGATCCCTCTAAGCACCAGTTGCCCGAGTAGCGCCGGGCCGGGGCTCCCGCGGTCGTCGCGAGCCCCAGttgaggtggtggcggcggcggccggcctgGACGAGCACGTGATGTTTGGTGCCCTCTTCTCTACGCCGCCCTCGGCGTCGTCCACCAACGCCGCTGCCGCAGCTGCCAAGCTGCAACTGTCCCTGCCCAGCCCGAGGTCGCCGCTGCATCCACAAAAGCTGTTTGGCACtgttactgctgctgctgcttctgggTTTAGTCCTCAAAAGCTGATGCATTTCTCCGGCCTGACTCGACGCCATGTC GACGTCTCGTCGTCATCGTCCGGGGCCTGCGGTTCCAGCCTGTTGGAGGGGAAGAGAGTCCTGTTGGATGCAGACGCCGGCGGGATCAGCGTG gacaaatcacagccggcggcggcggcggcggcggcgggacaaGCTCGTCGGTCGACGCGCGCCAAAGACACGTAG